The following are encoded together in the Chromatiaceae bacterium genome:
- a CDS encoding isochorismate synthase: protein MPAPPAILDQMKGRLRASARAIGAEAEGFVSLALDLPRPPTATPALDGPQFQFLQGHREEQRIGYGTAAEWRAGGPDRLSTLRAHAQKLAASWRQLDSDATGLGGFALLGFAARPDDRAPTPGELPNALLRVPEIALRTLGDHAALVFSARLPADPADLVGRWSALLDRLIPALFQPPPTPLGPAHLRRCLDTPNATGWQRLLRTALDRIAAKELQKVVLARRLRLEGSRSFDLTRLLAALPTLFPSCQIVSIRHGTRSFVAATPERLLSLRGNRVEVDALAGTIRRAVEAERDGALNQTLRGCAKNRHEHRLVIQAIRDALGPCAASIDVPAEPDVMQLSNVQHLWTRIVATLHQPTDLFSLAERLHPTPATNGQPRREASAWLSLSDPFERGWYTGAAGTLEPDLSGDLWVLLRCADIHERTADLYAGAGIVAGSDPTQEWWETEHKLAAMLSALRFA, encoded by the coding sequence ATGCCTGCGCCACCCGCTATCCTGGACCAGATGAAGGGCCGTCTGCGCGCAAGCGCGAGGGCCATCGGCGCCGAGGCCGAGGGATTCGTCTCCCTGGCCCTGGATCTGCCCCGGCCGCCGACAGCGACGCCGGCCCTTGATGGCCCCCAATTTCAGTTTCTCCAGGGCCACCGCGAGGAGCAGCGTATCGGCTATGGTACCGCGGCCGAGTGGCGCGCGGGGGGCCCAGACCGCCTGTCAACCCTGAGGGCCCACGCCCAGAAACTGGCGGCCTCCTGGCGCCAGCTCGATTCCGATGCCACTGGCCTGGGGGGCTTCGCGCTCCTGGGATTCGCCGCCCGGCCGGATGACCGGGCCCCGACGCCAGGGGAGTTGCCCAATGCCTTACTGCGGGTGCCCGAGATTGCCCTGCGCACCCTCGGGGACCATGCCGCCCTGGTGTTCAGCGCCCGCTTGCCGGCGGACCCCGCCGACCTGGTAGGCCGCTGGTCGGCCCTGTTGGATCGCCTGATCCCCGCCCTCTTCCAACCCCCGCCAACCCCGCTGGGTCCCGCCCACCTCCGGCGCTGTCTGGACACGCCCAACGCCACGGGCTGGCAACGCCTGCTGCGGACCGCCCTGGACCGGATTGCCGCCAAGGAGTTGCAGAAGGTCGTCCTCGCCCGCCGGCTGCGCCTCGAGGGGAGCCGGTCTTTCGACCTCACCCGCCTGCTGGCAGCCTTGCCCACCCTCTTTCCCAGTTGCCAGATCGTGAGTATCCGCCACGGGACGCGCAGTTTCGTGGCCGCAACCCCCGAAAGACTGCTGAGCCTGCGTGGGAACCGGGTAGAGGTGGACGCCCTAGCCGGGACCATCCGCCGCGCGGTGGAGGCGGAGCGTGACGGGGCTCTGAACCAGACCTTGCGCGGTTGCGCCAAGAACCGCCACGAGCACCGTCTGGTCATCCAGGCGATCCGCGATGCCCTGGGGCCCTGCGCCGCAAGCATTGATGTCCCGGCGGAGCCCGATGTCATGCAGCTCAGCAACGTCCAGCACCTTTGGACCCGCATCGTCGCCACGCTCCACCAACCCACGGACCTCTTCTCCCTGGCGGAACGGCTCCACCCGACGCCGGCCACCAACGGCCAGCCGCGCCGGGAGGCCAGTGCCTGGCTCAGCCTCAGCGACCCCTTCGAGCGCGGCTGGTACACGGGCGCGGCGGGCACCCTGGAACCGGACCTCAGCGGCGACCTCTGGGTCCTGCTGCGCTGCGCCGACATCCACGAACGCACCGCCGACCTCTATGCCGGCGCCGGCATCGTCGCGGGCTCCGATCCCACCCAGGAGTGGTGGGAAACCGAACACAAGCTCGCCGCCATGCTCTCGGCCCTGCGCTTCGCATGA
- a CDS encoding alpha/beta fold hydrolase, which yields MQTDFSIPLPAACLPAYRTALPEAISAPRRVLESQRAGRVSYYADTQAQGRPLVLVHSINAAPSAFEMRPLFEHFRSQRPVFAPDLPGFGFSDRSARRYSPELYADALTDFLAGVVREPADVAAFSLGSEFAARAALAVPEAVTSLVILSPTGFSKRSLPSGDLSVRVHKALSLPYLSQGLFTLLTSRPSIRYFLGQAFVGKTPPEMVEYAYATAHQPGARYAPLYFLSGQLFTPKAADMLYAKLKLPALALYDRDPNISFDLLPDLIAQHANWRAERISPTSGIPHWEKTAETVAAMERFWADLT from the coding sequence ATGCAGACTGATTTCTCCATTCCCCTTCCCGCCGCCTGCCTGCCGGCTTACCGGACCGCCCTGCCAGAGGCGATCAGCGCCCCGCGCCGGGTGCTCGAGTCCCAGCGGGCCGGGCGCGTCAGCTATTACGCAGACACCCAGGCCCAGGGTCGGCCCCTGGTCTTGGTGCATAGCATCAACGCCGCCCCCAGCGCCTTCGAGATGCGGCCCCTCTTTGAGCATTTCCGCTCACAACGGCCGGTTTTCGCCCCCGACCTGCCCGGATTCGGCTTCTCGGATCGCAGCGCCCGCCGCTATTCCCCCGAGCTGTATGCCGATGCCCTGACGGACTTCCTCGCGGGGGTGGTGCGCGAACCGGCGGACGTCGCGGCCTTCTCCCTGGGTTCGGAGTTCGCCGCCCGGGCTGCCCTGGCCGTCCCCGAGGCCGTCACCTCCCTGGTCATCCTCTCGCCCACGGGCTTCAGCAAGCGCTCCCTGCCCTCGGGCGATCTGAGCGTCCGGGTACACAAGGCCCTGAGCCTGCCCTATCTGAGCCAGGGGCTCTTCACCCTCCTGACGTCCCGGCCCAGCATCCGCTACTTTCTGGGCCAGGCCTTCGTGGGCAAGACGCCGCCCGAGATGGTCGAGTACGCCTATGCTACCGCCCATCAGCCCGGCGCCCGCTATGCCCCGCTCTACTTCCTCTCCGGTCAGTTATTCACCCCGAAGGCGGCTGACATGCTGTACGCCAAGCTCAAGTTGCCGGCCCTCGCGCTGTACGACCGTGATCCCAATATCTCCTTCGACCTGCTGCCTGACCTGATCGCCCAGCACGCCAACTGGCGCGCCGAGCGCATCAGCCCCACCAGTGGTATCCCGCACTGGGAGAAGACCGCCGAGACCGTGGCCGCCATGGAGCGCTTCTGGGCCGACCTCACCTAG